A segment of the Aptenodytes patagonicus chromosome 3, bAptPat1.pri.cur, whole genome shotgun sequence genome:
AGCTGCCTGTTTCAGTCTCTCCTTGAGAACCCTGTCACTTTCTCTAAGTTGTAGGCAGCAAAACCAGACTTACAAATTATAGTTCCTTTTCCAAAACTGTGTGTGCCCACAACTAGCTATCAGTTTCATCACCATTAGATCTCATTTTGATAGCTAGGTTTCCTGTTTTTCAAGCTCAAAAGAGCACTGCCTTAGCCTTTGAAGTTATATTTGCCTTCCATCTTCATGGCTTTGCTTATTTCATAAACTGGATGCAGTTTTTCCAGTAGTGGTCACATCAGCCCTGCAGACACAGGTGAAATTCTATTTTCATTGCCATTGTAGTCAAGAAATATACATCCTTTTGTCCTCAACATACCGCTACTTAGTTCTATTAATCTCCCACATCATTTTCAAAATCATTGATTTTAAGGCTGCAAGTGGCCTTATGTTTGAGTATAGTCTTTGCTTCTAGATATATGACCTTGCTTTTGGCTACATTAAGTCTATTAAATGTGGCTAATCAAAGTTTAGTAAAGCGTAATAAAGACTAGGAACATGTCGGCTCTCTTACTGCTTGGATCTTCCATGTAATTAATAGTTGCCTCTTGCCTGAAATCTTGTAGGTAGAATTACAATTTTACATGTAAGTATTTTGCTCCCTGCTGACTGTTTGGCTTGCTGAAGGTACCATGTCTAATCAGTTTCATTTGtttaatataattaaaagatTTTAAGGCAAAATAGGAGTAACTTTGAGGATATTAAAAAAGCCATCAACAATTTACTGGTATTATACTGATGAAAATTGGCACCATTTTTTCTGCCTCATCAATTCCAGAACTTGACTAGCTAACCCAAAAAATTCTTTTGCATATAAAAGAAAGTTCTTagcttcatttactttttttcccccagctttttttgCTGTGATTATCCTGAGAACACTTTGAAACTATATCTTATAAACATGAAGAAGGACTGTTTGCATAATCTAGTATCAGTTCTGAATTTAATGCAAATTCAGATCAAAAGGAAGCAACACTGAAAGTGCTGCAAGCTTCTATTGCAAATATTTTGGTCCAAAAATTAACTACTATTTCAAAGCATAAACTTATCATGAAAACGCATCTGTGATTTCAAGAATCTCGGTATCTCATGCCCTGATCACAAGTAATGTTAACTAGGAAGGCAACGCCTTTTCAAGTACAAGAGAGGAAATAAATGCTATACAACTTAATTgtaactgaaaagtaaaaaaaatgggATCAGATGCAGAGAAAGGAGCTTACAATAACCAAAGAACTGAATGAAGTGAGATTCTATGGTTTAGTTACCAAGTTTTCAAATTTTAATCAGCAATGACTTGATTACGGTATGTAAACGTCCTTGCATGTAGTAACTGTTGGGGCACGGCTTGTTTATGTAACAAAATAAGCAGCAGCAGACACCAACGGCTGGCAAATAAGGCCAGAGGAAATACAAACCAAACATAAGGGATACCTTCCTTTTCAAGGAAGGTTGGTTGGCAGCTGGACCAAACTGTTGAGGGAGCTGGGGCATCCTCATCCTTCCATATGGAAGATAGACACTAAACACAAGCGATAGATCTTAGAGCAGCAGTAACTGGATAAAATTCAATggactacagaaaaaaagtaattgtttccTACCAATGGGTTAGAGCCCCCACATTGCAAAAGACAGTTAAGAGACTATATACAAAGAGGTTAGTTAAGAAAACTTTAGGAAATACTGGGAATGATTTTGGGTGGCTTAAATGAGGCTGGTCTATAATAGTAGAAATTTTGCTCTTTTCACATCTGTTCAGGTGACCCTCTCCAACTATGTTCTTTCACACTGAGCTATAACCCTGCTCTGTGAACCTCCAGACGCACAAATGTATTGATATAAGTATTTAGGTATAACATTGCTACATGAGCTATATCTTTATTATGAAAACAGTTGAGGACATTTTTTATGTCAGATAAGGAGTCATCAGCATGAAATATTTTACTGTCATTTCAGGTTTTGAAGTCTATGACtataactgaaatatttcagaggatGAATAGTCACAGAAAATGCCAAGGTCATGCAACAAAAACATTACCTGAGAGAAAAGATACTGGTAAAGATCTTCCTTCAAAAATACACCTAGCCATCTACCTAGTTTGGACGGTACAATTTTTAAACATcatagaaaagttttttttctttttttttttccttctcctcttcaaaaccaaacaaatcattactgtgatttttttgtggtgttaaaaaaaaaggtccattAAGTAGAAAAGTGACAGAtaggctttgaaaagaaaagtatCACCTGCCCTAGTAATTTCTAGAATATCCTGTAATTTTACTATCCTAAATAAATATCACATGACATGGAGAAAAAGTGAACTTGTATCAGAAGTCCTGGTCAGGACATCAGATAAGAAAAGAAAGCCCACAGGTACACTCTCTGGGTCTGCCATGGCAAGTGGGATGTGTCTGAAGCAGCAGCGGTGTGTCTGGGGCAGACTGCTCCGCCCGAGCTAGTCACAGCAGCCTGCTGTTAAAGTCATCGGAGAGGAACAGACGCTTGCGGAACATGAGTCATACAGACGCCGTACTGCGAGTGTCTAAGGCTGAGTGAGACACGGTCCGTCCAGTAAGGTTATAGGCGTTTCACCGAATCCCTCTGTGCCACATTTTCCCCCAGTTTAAAATAAGACtaatgcttgctttcttctccctTATGTCTGTTGAGCCTATAGGCACACCTGCTAAAAGAATTGTTGCTGGCTGCATCTGCGCAGCACAGTATGGATGGGACCCCCGACCTCAGACAAGTCTTTCAAGAGAAATACTAAGAACTTCATTAAGTAGAAGAATGTttataaaacagcaacaaaatataTACTGGAATGCCTTTAACTTCCACAAAAGTCAGCTCAAACCACTACATGTAGCAGGAGTGAGACCTAGAAAAGACTGCATTGTGTCAAGATACATGAAATAGCCCAGCAAAATGTCatattgttgctttttatttgctaaaaataaCTGCTTTCAAACGCCAATAATTTGTTTTGGTAGGAATTATAATGTGAAAATCCTAACAGCATCctctgtaaaaatatatatattttttgaaagtaGAGAATGTCATAACCATCACATTTTACCCGAGGGATTTATGATGGGAGTTGAAATCATTTATATCACGTCTGGAAACTGTTATAAATAACATATAATGAATAAGTTGTTCAACTGTGATGGTTCCAAAAACTTCAATACATTAAGATGTGTTTGCTCCACTGAGTCCATCGCTCTCTTTGGCAAAGGAAACAAGATTTtgcattttagaatattttagaaaattactGTTCAGTCTTCCAATTCTACATGCAGTCCCCATTGTTCCTTGAATTGCAGGAGATACATTTCTTGGTCCTCTGATGATTCATCAGATACCTCTTTCTCATACAGTCTGGACAAAATTCCCTCTTTGTCAGGATCATCACACTTGAATACTCCTTCACACACCTGATTTTCAACACTGGACAAGGTAGGAATATACAGTCTTCCAGTGTGAGGATCCCAATCTACTAATATGGTCTGTTCACCATCTTTCTCCGTGAGGCCCTGTGCTATTTTTTCCAGCTGAGGATAGGATGTCTGCCCAGATTTTTCAGTACCCAAGTCCACCAAGTTGATATGGGTCTCACCCGGCAATTCATCTGCTGCATCAACCATCTTCAAATTAAGTTCCTCTGTTTTCTGTCCCAAACAAGGATCTGCTGCCCTCACCTCTAGTTGGGGGCAATATGGCTGTCCTGTTTTCATATTAACCAAGTCCCCCAAAGCAATCTGTGGCTCACCTAGGAGTCCCCTGGGGGCAGAGGTCTTATCTTTCAAACTGAGGTCTTCTAGTTTCTGACCAGGACTGAAGTCTTCAGCCCTTACATCATATTCGTACTCTACAGTCTCTGCACTTTTCTGTCTCAAAGTATTCTTTGTTCCAGTCTGGCCATATGATGGCCAGTTCCCAGTTTGGTCCCCTTCCACTAAAATATCCTCTTCGTGTGAAAACTCTTCATGTGAAATATCAAGCAAGTGTTTTGTTTCCAGCACTTCTTTTGAAGGCAAATTCTTCCCTTCGGTGCCATTGTAAACAGAATAATAACGGGGACTTTTCCTTTCTGATAGATGATTGGATTCCTGAGATGGCTTGCACTCATCCACATTAACAGTGATAATGTTGACCACTATTTTTTC
Coding sequences within it:
- the IL20RA gene encoding interleukin-20 receptor subunit alpha isoform X3, whose protein sequence is MGAGQPRRGAAWLLLLLPLLLPPPPAAHTGELYCSLPNPRNVHFESINMKNVLHWSAPEGIGDGVLYKVKYSVYGVGKWIRKPECRNINRTWCDLSSETSDYEEQYYASVKAFLSGMCSNWTETTRFNPLTDTKIDPPMVSVSSTEKSISIILTAPEKWKRSPEGESISLLQVYPGLQYNVSVLNKKTKKRVWHYTDKCKEGVFIPCEKIVVNIITVNVDECKPSQESNHLSERKSPRYYSVYNGTEGKNLPSKEVLETKHLLDISHEEFSHEEDILVEGDQTGNWPSYGQTGTKNTLRQKSAETVEYEYDVRAEDFSPGQKLEDLSLKDKTSAPRGLLGEPQIALGDLVNMKTGQPYCPQLEVRAADPCLGQKTEELNLKMVDAADELPGETHINLVDLGTEKSGQTSYPQLEKIAQGLTEKDGEQTILVDWDPHTGRLYIPTLSSVENQVCEGVFKCDDPDKEGILSRLYEKEVSDESSEDQEMYLLQFKEQWGLHVELED
- the IL20RA gene encoding interleukin-20 receptor subunit alpha isoform X2, with amino-acid sequence MKNVLHWSAPEGIGDGVLYKVKYSVYGVGKWIRKPECRNINRTWCDLSSETSDYEEQYYASVKAFLSGMCSNWTETTRFNPLTDTKIDPPMVSVSSTEKSISIILTAPEKWKRSPEGESISLLQVYPGLQYNVSVLNKKTKKRWFFSVSNNTLVVPWLEPGTAYCVSAQIYVTTPLLHSGFSKEYCIATLKDKMADETITIVFGYVLPIMLAVLFISMTCYCVHRYIHVSKQKHPTNLVWHYTDKCKEGVFIPCEKIVVNIITVNVDECKPSQESNHLSERKSPRYYSVYNGTEGKNLPSKEVLETKHLLDISHEEFSHEEDILVEGDQTGNWPSYGQTGTKNTLRQKSAETVEYEYDVRAEDFSPGQKLEDLSLKDKTSAPRGLLGEPQIALGDLVNMKTGQPYCPQLEVRAADPCLGQKTEELNLKMVDAADELPGETHINLVDLGTEKSGQTSYPQLEKIAQGLTEKDGEQTILVDWDPHTGRLYIPTLSSVENQVCEGVFKCDDPDKEGILSRLYEKEVSDESSEDQEMYLLQFKEQWGLHVELED